A region of Rhizobium grahamii DNA encodes the following proteins:
- a CDS encoding sulfite exporter TauE/SafE family protein, producing MDAQPDTPQSRSKPAAFTGGAVIGALGGLIGLGGAEFRLPLLIGIFNFAALEAVILNKAMSLVVVASALPFRAATVPFSEIGSHWQIVVNLLAGSLAGAWFGAGWATRLKSETLYKVIAALLIAIAIVLIIGHDAAAGQPLLTGSAQLAAGVVAGFVIGIVASLLGVAGGELLIPTLVLLFGCDIKLAGSLSLAVSLPTMLVGFTRYSRDQSFSVLGRNKAFLLVMAAGSIVGTFIGGRLLGIVPNAVLLPALAVILLLSAIKVCRHK from the coding sequence TTGGATGCCCAGCCCGATACTCCGCAATCCCGCAGCAAGCCTGCGGCTTTCACCGGCGGGGCCGTAATCGGCGCGTTGGGAGGTCTTATCGGATTGGGCGGCGCGGAATTCAGACTTCCACTTCTGATCGGCATCTTCAATTTCGCAGCCCTTGAGGCGGTCATCCTGAACAAGGCGATGAGCCTGGTGGTCGTCGCTTCGGCTTTGCCGTTTCGGGCGGCGACTGTACCTTTCAGCGAGATCGGGTCTCATTGGCAGATCGTGGTCAACCTGTTGGCCGGAAGCTTGGCAGGCGCATGGTTCGGGGCGGGATGGGCGACACGCCTCAAGTCGGAGACGCTCTACAAGGTGATCGCGGCACTCTTGATCGCGATCGCGATTGTCCTGATCATCGGCCACGACGCCGCTGCAGGACAGCCCCTACTGACGGGCAGCGCGCAGCTCGCGGCAGGCGTTGTCGCAGGCTTCGTGATTGGCATCGTAGCCTCGTTGCTCGGTGTGGCGGGAGGCGAACTGCTAATCCCTACGCTCGTCCTCCTGTTCGGATGTGATATCAAGCTGGCAGGGTCGCTTTCGCTGGCCGTAAGCCTGCCGACGATGCTGGTCGGCTTTACCCGATACAGCCGAGATCAGAGCTTTTCAGTTCTTGGCCGCAACAAGGCTTTCCTGCTTGTCATGGCCGCGGGATCGATCGTCGGCACTTTTATCGGCGGCCGACTGCTGGGCATTGTGCCGAACGCGGTGCTTCTGCCCGCGCTCGCCGTAATCCTGCTTCTGTCCGCCATCAAGGTCTGCCGACACAAGTAG
- a CDS encoding VOC family protein, producing the protein MDIDHVTLRTADLEGTRAFLQTLLGLEPGFRPDFPFPGYWLYRSGDPIVHLIPGGGSPVDRAAETIDHVAFRLDGYDAFRARLDTESITYSTMDLPELGERRLFVRTPGGILIELVFRTAIV; encoded by the coding sequence ATGGACATCGATCATGTAACACTCCGGACCGCCGACCTCGAAGGCACGCGCGCGTTTCTCCAAACGCTGCTCGGCCTCGAGCCGGGGTTCCGGCCCGACTTCCCCTTCCCCGGCTATTGGCTCTATCGCAGCGGCGATCCGATCGTTCATCTTATCCCGGGTGGTGGAAGCCCCGTCGACCGGGCGGCTGAAACGATCGACCACGTGGCTTTCAGGCTGGACGGCTACGACGCATTCCGCGCCCGCCTCGACACGGAGTCGATCACCTATTCGACGATGGATCTTCCTGAACTTGGCGAGCGTCGCCTGTTCGTTCGCACGCCGGGTGGAATCCTGATCGAACTCGTCTTCCGCACCGCAATTGTTTAA
- a CDS encoding CobW family GTP-binding protein, which translates to MSVSSGRVPVTILTGFLGAGKSTLLNRILKDPAMKDAAVIINEFGDVGIDHLLVESSGDAIIELSDGCLCCTVRGELVDTLANLMDAVQTGRVKPVRRVVIETTGLADPAPVMQAIMGNPIIAQNFELDGIVTVVDAVNGAQTLDNHEEAVKQAAVADRLVISKRAMAESQHLAGLEARLRALNPRAAMMDADEPATGTAATLVNGLYDPETKIADVGRWLRDEDAHDEHHGHAHDHGHDHHHHHHHGHGHQHGHDGQDPHDVNRHDGSIRSFSIVEDKPIDPMALDMFIDLLRSAHGEKLLRMKAIVAVSDRPERPLVLHGVQNIFHTPTRLPAWPDPNDRRTRMVLITKDLPESFVKNLFDAFLGKPRIDTPDRAALNDNPLAIPGLRI; encoded by the coding sequence ATGAGCGTTTCTTCGGGCCGTGTTCCGGTCACCATCCTCACCGGCTTCCTCGGCGCCGGCAAGTCGACCTTGCTCAATCGTATCCTCAAGGATCCGGCGATGAAGGACGCCGCCGTGATCATCAACGAGTTCGGTGATGTCGGCATCGACCACCTGCTCGTCGAAAGCTCGGGCGATGCGATCATCGAACTGTCGGATGGCTGCCTGTGCTGCACCGTGCGCGGCGAACTGGTGGATACGCTCGCCAACCTCATGGACGCCGTTCAGACCGGCCGCGTAAAGCCGGTCCGCAGGGTCGTGATCGAAACGACAGGCCTCGCCGACCCGGCACCTGTCATGCAGGCGATCATGGGCAACCCCATCATTGCCCAGAATTTCGAACTCGACGGTATCGTTACCGTCGTCGATGCGGTGAATGGTGCGCAGACGCTCGACAATCACGAAGAAGCGGTCAAGCAGGCAGCTGTCGCCGATCGGTTGGTGATTTCGAAGAGGGCGATGGCAGAGTCGCAGCATCTCGCCGGACTGGAGGCGCGGCTCCGCGCACTCAACCCACGCGCTGCGATGATGGATGCCGACGAGCCGGCCACCGGCACGGCCGCCACCCTCGTCAACGGGCTCTATGACCCCGAGACCAAGATCGCCGATGTCGGCCGATGGCTGCGGGACGAAGATGCCCACGACGAGCATCACGGTCATGCGCATGACCACGGTCACGATCATCATCACCACCATCATCACGGCCATGGCCACCAGCATGGTCATGACGGACAGGATCCGCACGACGTCAACCGTCACGACGGCTCGATCCGCTCGTTCTCGATCGTCGAGGACAAGCCGATCGACCCGATGGCGCTCGACATGTTCATCGATCTTCTTCGCTCGGCGCATGGCGAGAAGCTTCTGCGGATGAAGGCGATTGTTGCTGTGTCGGACAGGCCGGAGCGGCCTCTTGTATTGCACGGCGTGCAGAACATTTTCCACACGCCGACCCGGCTCCCCGCATGGCCAGACCCGAACGATCGGCGTACACGCATGGTGCTGATCACCAAGGATCTGCCGGAGAGCTTCGTCAAAAACCTGTTTGATGCGTTCCTCGGCAAGCCGCGGATCGACACCCCGGACCGGGCGGCCCTCAACGACAACCCGCTCGCCATTCCGGGCCTGCGGATCTGA
- the arsH gene encoding arsenical resistance protein ArsH: MSDTFPALEERHLSQPDLDALRPVFSTHKPRILILYGSIREVSYSRLLAQESRRLLERMGCEVRIFDPQGLPLPDDAPVSHPKVQELRELSEWSEGQVWVSPERHGAMTGVMKSQIDWIPLAVGSVRPTQGKTLAVMQVSGGSQSFNAIGQLRILGRWMRMITIPNQSSVAKAFQEFDADGRMKPSSYYDRVVDVCEELVKFTLLTRDASSYLTDRYSERKEDAAKLEQRVQLKSI; encoded by the coding sequence TTGTCTGATACATTTCCTGCTCTCGAAGAGCGACACCTAAGCCAGCCTGACCTCGACGCTCTTCGTCCAGTGTTCTCTACGCACAAGCCGCGCATCCTGATCCTTTACGGGTCGATCCGCGAGGTCTCGTACAGCCGGCTGCTCGCCCAAGAGTCCCGCCGCCTCTTGGAGCGCATGGGTTGCGAAGTTCGTATTTTCGACCCCCAGGGACTGCCTTTGCCCGACGACGCGCCGGTCAGCCATCCCAAAGTCCAGGAACTACGCGAGCTTTCGGAATGGTCCGAGGGCCAGGTCTGGGTGAGCCCCGAGCGCCATGGCGCAATGACGGGCGTCATGAAGTCGCAGATCGACTGGATTCCGCTCGCCGTAGGCTCCGTGCGACCGACACAGGGTAAGACGCTTGCGGTAATGCAGGTGTCGGGTGGCTCGCAGTCGTTCAATGCCATCGGCCAGCTCCGCATCCTCGGCCGCTGGATGCGGATGATCACCATCCCCAACCAATCGTCGGTCGCCAAGGCCTTCCAGGAGTTCGATGCCGACGGACGGATGAAACCGTCGTCCTACTACGACCGTGTCGTCGACGTATGCGAGGAGCTGGTGAAGTTCACGCTGCTCACGCGCGACGCCTCGTCATACCTGACCGACCGCTACAGCGAGCGGAAGGAAGACGCGGCCAAGCTCGAACAGCGAGTGCAGTTGAAGTCGATCTGA
- a CDS encoding M20 aminoacylase family protein: protein MPILNRAAELQGEVTEWRRHIHERPELLFAVENTAAFVAEKLKEFGVDEIVTGIGRTGVVGLIRGKGEGARTIGLRADMDALPLTEITGKPWASKTAGKMHACGHDGHTAMLLGAAKYLAETRNFNGNVAVIFQPAEEGGGGGNLMVQDGMMERFGIQEVYGMHNLPGLPVGQFAIRKGAIMAATDEFTITIKGRGGHAAQPHGTIDPIAIGAQVVGNLQMIASRNVDPLRSVVVSVTKFNAGFAHNVIPNDATIAGTVRTLDDGVRTLAETRLKQIVNSLVAAHGAEAEIVFHRNYPVTSNHAAETGHAIQIATDIAGAANVNPDIDPMMGGEDFSYMLNARPGAFIFIGNGDTAGLHNPAYDFNDEAISHGISYWVRLAEQRLGA, encoded by the coding sequence ATGCCGATTTTGAACAGAGCCGCCGAACTTCAGGGCGAAGTGACCGAATGGCGCCGGCACATCCACGAGCGGCCGGAGCTTCTCTTTGCTGTGGAAAACACCGCCGCCTTCGTTGCCGAGAAGCTGAAGGAATTCGGTGTGGACGAGATCGTCACCGGGATCGGACGCACCGGCGTGGTCGGCCTGATCAGGGGCAAGGGCGAGGGAGCGCGCACGATCGGCCTGCGTGCCGATATGGATGCGCTGCCGCTCACCGAGATCACCGGCAAGCCCTGGGCTTCGAAGACGGCGGGCAAGATGCATGCCTGTGGTCATGACGGGCACACCGCCATGCTGCTTGGTGCTGCCAAATATCTGGCGGAAACGCGCAATTTCAACGGCAATGTCGCGGTCATCTTCCAGCCTGCCGAAGAAGGCGGCGGCGGCGGCAACCTGATGGTTCAGGACGGCATGATGGAGCGCTTCGGCATCCAGGAAGTCTATGGCATGCACAACCTGCCGGGTCTTCCGGTCGGCCAGTTTGCCATCCGCAAGGGCGCCATCATGGCGGCGACCGATGAGTTCACCATCACCATCAAGGGGCGCGGCGGCCACGCAGCCCAGCCGCACGGCACGATCGATCCGATCGCCATCGGCGCGCAGGTCGTCGGCAATCTCCAGATGATCGCGTCGCGCAACGTCGATCCGCTGCGCTCGGTGGTCGTTTCGGTCACGAAGTTCAATGCCGGCTTTGCTCACAACGTCATCCCGAACGACGCGACGATCGCTGGCACCGTGCGCACGCTCGACGATGGGGTTCGAACGCTTGCGGAAACCCGCCTGAAGCAGATCGTCAACAGTCTCGTCGCAGCGCATGGAGCCGAGGCGGAGATCGTCTTCCACCGCAACTATCCGGTGACCTCCAACCATGCGGCGGAAACCGGGCACGCGATCCAGATCGCGACCGACATCGCCGGGGCTGCGAACGTCAATCCTGATATCGATCCGATGATGGGAGGCGAGGATTTCTCCTACATGCTGAACGCCCGCCCGGGCGCCTTCATCTTCATCGGTAACGGCGATACCGCGGGCCTGCATAACCCGGCCTACGATTTCAACGACGAAGCGATCAGCCACGGCATTTCCTATTGGGTTCGCCTGGCGGAGCAGCGCCTCGGCGCCTGA
- the arsN2 gene encoding arsenic resistance N-acetyltransferase ArsN2 → MRELTLASISPDEELKAALASAGLPIDDVDDPGRSYFRLVDDQSQLLGYSGIEEASDGAALLRSIVIVPAFRSHGYGRHLTEMTLDRIPAASEVYLATTSASLFFERIGFQVVERNHVPQAILSTRQLSGICPASATIMKLNRPPT, encoded by the coding sequence GTGCGTGAACTGACGCTCGCCTCCATATCGCCTGATGAGGAGTTGAAGGCGGCGCTAGCCTCTGCTGGACTGCCCATAGACGACGTCGATGACCCGGGGCGATCCTACTTCCGGCTCGTTGACGACCAAAGCCAGCTCCTTGGCTATTCAGGTATAGAGGAGGCCTCGGACGGTGCCGCTCTGCTGCGATCCATAGTGATCGTGCCGGCCTTCAGATCACACGGGTATGGGCGGCATCTCACGGAAATGACGCTGGACCGAATACCAGCGGCATCCGAGGTCTATCTCGCGACCACGAGCGCCTCATTGTTTTTCGAGCGCATCGGCTTCCAAGTTGTCGAACGAAATCATGTGCCGCAGGCAATTCTTTCCACCCGCCAGTTGTCGGGAATCTGTCCCGCGTCAGCGACGATCATGAAACTCAACAGGCCTCCGACCTAA
- a CDS encoding ArsR/SmtB family transcription factor, whose amino-acid sequence MESKQAISALAALAQATRLETFRLLVKSEPDGIPAGELARMMDVPQNTMSAHLATLSRAGIVKSERQSRSIIYRADLDGFRALTLFLLKDCCGGNAELCAPLIADLTPCCSSEVGTCVN is encoded by the coding sequence ATGGAATCAAAACAAGCAATCTCGGCGTTGGCTGCTCTAGCCCAGGCGACAAGGCTCGAAACCTTCCGTCTCCTTGTGAAGTCCGAGCCGGATGGCATTCCGGCTGGGGAACTGGCCCGAATGATGGATGTCCCGCAAAACACGATGTCCGCTCACTTGGCGACGCTGTCACGTGCCGGCATCGTCAAAAGCGAGCGGCAAAGCCGCTCTATTATATATCGAGCTGACCTCGATGGCTTTCGCGCCCTGACGCTATTCTTGCTAAAGGACTGTTGTGGCGGAAACGCCGAGCTGTGCGCTCCCTTGATTGCCGATCTAACGCCATGTTGCTCTTCGGAGGTCGGGACGTGCGTGAACTGA
- the arsB gene encoding ACR3 family arsenite efflux transporter has protein sequence MSTFERYLTVWVFLCIVVGIALGHVMPGVFHAIGSAEVAKVNIPVAVLIWLMVIPMLLKIDFGSLSKVGKYWRGIGVTLFINWAVKPFSMALLGWLFVGWLFRPMLPADQIDSYIAGLIILAAAPCTAMVFVWSNLTKGEPHFTLSQVALNDAIMIVAFAPIVAMLLGLSAITVPWDTLTISVVLYILIPVAISQIVRRLLIADGSMRSLDALLARLQPLSLIALLATLILLFGFQGEQIIAQPTIIGLLAVPILIQVYFNSGLAYLLNRMSGEQHCVAGPSALIGASNFFELAVAAAISLFGFQSGAALATVVGVLIEVPVMLSVVWIVNRTKGWYEASPAVSKNIATERP, from the coding sequence ATGTCCACGTTCGAGCGATACCTGACCGTCTGGGTCTTCCTCTGCATCGTTGTCGGTATCGCGCTCGGGCACGTCATGCCCGGCGTCTTCCATGCCATCGGTTCCGCAGAAGTCGCCAAGGTGAACATCCCCGTCGCGGTGCTGATCTGGCTGATGGTCATCCCGATGCTTTTGAAGATCGACTTCGGCTCGCTGTCGAAGGTTGGAAAATACTGGCGCGGGATCGGGGTCACCCTGTTCATCAACTGGGCTGTCAAGCCTTTCTCGATGGCACTTCTCGGCTGGCTGTTCGTCGGCTGGCTCTTCCGTCCGATGCTGCCTGCAGACCAGATCGATTCCTACATCGCGGGCCTGATCATCCTGGCGGCCGCGCCCTGCACGGCGATGGTCTTCGTGTGGTCGAACCTGACCAAGGGCGAGCCGCACTTCACCCTGTCGCAAGTGGCGCTGAACGACGCCATCATGATCGTCGCCTTCGCCCCGATCGTGGCGATGCTGCTGGGTCTGTCGGCGATCACCGTTCCGTGGGATACCCTGACGATATCCGTCGTGCTCTATATCCTGATCCCGGTCGCCATTTCACAGATCGTCCGCAGGCTGCTCATCGCAGACGGCTCGATGCGCTCGCTCGATGCCCTGCTCGCACGGCTGCAGCCGCTGTCACTCATCGCGCTCCTGGCGACCCTGATCCTTCTCTTTGGCTTCCAGGGCGAGCAGATCATTGCGCAGCCGACCATCATCGGACTGCTGGCGGTGCCGATTTTGATCCAGGTCTACTTCAACTCCGGGCTGGCGTACCTGCTGAACCGCATGTCGGGTGAACAGCACTGCGTCGCCGGGCCGTCGGCCCTGATTGGGGCCAGCAACTTCTTCGAACTCGCCGTCGCCGCCGCCATCAGCTTGTTCGGCTTCCAGTCCGGCGCGGCGCTGGCGACCGTCGTCGGCGTCCTCATCGAGGTCCCGGTCATGCTTTCCGTCGTCTGGATCGTGAACCGCACCAAGGGCTGGTACGAAGCCTCGCCCGCCGTCTCCAAAAACATCGCAACCGAAAGGCCGTGA
- the arsK gene encoding arsenite efflux MFS transporter ArsK: protein MRDGRNAISLATISALGLTQVIGYGTLYYSFSILAPGMAKDLGVTLERVFGVFSVSLFVGGLSAPIIGKQMDRIGAATILTVGSLLSALTLALCAWSPSVAVFALAIVLVEISSGMVQYQAAFTALVESDPKTASRSIIYLTLIGGFASTIFWPISAALMGYLSWREIYLVFAALNLIVCMPLHFWMMRKGKAASANGAVREREQVIGAIPPEGRRGAMIVVSAAFAILGFTLASILAHMVPMLGSLGLGTAAVVIGSLFGPAQVLSRLINMIFGTRLSPPILAVISAALMVIGIVILGLSGSWLPGAVAFAICLGLGSGINSIAQGSLPLYLFGSDGYGAVTGKMAAARLALGAAAPFVFALAMEQFGIAISLFATAVLGMVGMAAFASVAMSAGRIHVLAAE, encoded by the coding sequence ATGCGTGACGGCAGGAACGCGATTTCGCTTGCGACGATCTCCGCCCTCGGCCTGACCCAGGTCATCGGCTACGGGACGCTCTATTATTCCTTCTCGATCCTCGCGCCCGGCATGGCGAAGGACCTTGGGGTCACACTCGAGCGGGTCTTCGGCGTCTTCTCGGTCTCGCTGTTCGTTGGCGGGCTCTCCGCCCCGATAATCGGGAAGCAAATGGACAGGATCGGTGCGGCGACCATTCTGACAGTCGGCTCGCTATTATCGGCACTGACACTCGCACTATGCGCCTGGTCACCGTCTGTCGCTGTCTTCGCGCTCGCCATCGTTCTGGTCGAGATATCTTCGGGGATGGTCCAGTACCAGGCTGCCTTCACTGCCCTGGTCGAGAGCGATCCCAAGACTGCCTCCCGAAGCATCATATACCTGACGCTTATCGGCGGCTTTGCCTCCACGATCTTTTGGCCGATCTCTGCCGCTCTGATGGGATACCTGTCGTGGCGCGAAATCTACCTAGTGTTCGCGGCCCTCAATCTGATCGTCTGCATGCCACTGCATTTCTGGATGATGCGAAAGGGAAAGGCGGCAAGCGCCAACGGAGCCGTCCGCGAACGAGAGCAAGTAATCGGCGCGATCCCGCCGGAAGGACGACGCGGCGCGATGATCGTCGTATCGGCCGCCTTCGCGATCCTCGGGTTCACTCTGGCATCGATCCTCGCGCACATGGTTCCGATGCTCGGCAGTCTCGGTCTCGGAACAGCGGCGGTCGTCATCGGCTCGCTGTTCGGACCGGCCCAGGTCCTGAGCCGCCTGATCAACATGATCTTCGGCACGCGCCTGTCGCCACCCATTCTTGCGGTGATTTCGGCGGCGCTCATGGTCATCGGCATCGTGATCCTCGGCCTGAGCGGCAGTTGGCTACCCGGAGCCGTCGCATTCGCGATCTGTCTTGGCTTAGGTTCGGGGATCAATTCGATCGCTCAGGGTAGCCTGCCGCTCTATCTGTTCGGCAGCGACGGCTACGGTGCGGTCACGGGCAAGATGGCGGCGGCGAGGCTTGCATTGGGGGCCGCCGCGCCCTTCGTCTTCGCCTTGGCCATGGAACAGTTCGGCATCGCCATATCGCTGTTCGCGACGGCGGTGCTCGGTATGGTCGGCATGGCCGCCTTCGCCAGTGTCGCGATGTCAGCAGGTCGAATCCACGTGTTGGCCGCCGAATAA
- a CDS encoding DUF6428 family protein: MNSIIKTDLADSDITLGDLLSCIARSPDLPLIFTYVGREIKGGYHVTEVKAGQFSALDCGANPEAWSEIFVQLWDIDEDGRSHMPGGKFAAIIRKVSEHVGLDGSAKLTFEVSDGVGPIQLFRASSPARVDNSLIVALAPRPSSCKPRDKWLAEQSPAASCCRPSTAAACCA; this comes from the coding sequence ATGAACTCGATCATCAAGACCGATTTGGCGGATTCGGACATCACCCTCGGAGACCTTCTGTCGTGTATCGCCAGGAGTCCTGATCTTCCGCTCATCTTCACTTACGTAGGCCGCGAAATCAAAGGCGGATATCACGTCACCGAAGTGAAGGCCGGCCAGTTCTCGGCGCTCGACTGCGGCGCGAACCCAGAAGCCTGGTCCGAAATTTTTGTGCAGCTCTGGGATATCGACGAGGACGGCCGATCTCACATGCCAGGCGGAAAGTTCGCCGCGATCATACGCAAGGTATCCGAACACGTCGGCCTCGACGGCTCGGCGAAACTGACGTTCGAAGTAAGCGACGGCGTGGGGCCCATACAGCTCTTCCGTGCGAGTAGCCCAGCGCGAGTCGACAATTCGCTGATTGTTGCATTGGCCCCCCGTCCTTCGAGTTGCAAGCCGCGTGATAAGTGGTTGGCAGAGCAGTCCCCAGCCGCCTCCTGTTGCCGACCGTCCACCGCCGCGGCGTGTTGCGCATAG
- the arsC gene encoding arsenate reductase (glutaredoxin) (This arsenate reductase requires both glutathione and glutaredoxin to convert arsenate to arsenite, after which the efflux transporter formed by ArsA and ArsB can extrude the arsenite from the cell, providing resistance.) — MDVTIYHNPECGTSRNTLEMIRNAGIEPNVIEYLKTPPSRAGLTTMIADAGLTVRQAIREKGTPYAELGLDNPALTDDQLIDAMLKDPILINRPFVVSPLGTRLSRPSEVVLDILPATHKGAFTKEDGEKVLDEKGKRIV; from the coding sequence ATGGACGTCACCATCTATCACAATCCCGAATGCGGGACTTCGCGGAACACTCTGGAGATGATCCGCAACGCGGGCATCGAGCCGAACGTCATCGAATACCTCAAGACGCCGCCCTCGCGCGCCGGGCTGACGACGATGATCGCCGACGCCGGTCTGACAGTCCGGCAGGCCATTCGCGAGAAGGGAACGCCTTATGCGGAACTCGGTCTCGACAATCCTGCGCTCACCGACGACCAGTTGATCGATGCGATGCTGAAGGACCCGATCCTGATCAACCGTCCCTTTGTTGTCTCGCCGCTCGGCACCCGCCTGAGCCGGCCTTCCGAAGTCGTGCTCGACATCTTGCCTGCCACCCACAAGGGTGCGTTCACCAAGGAAGACGGAGAGAAGGTCCTCGACGAGAAAGGAAAGCGCATTGTCTGA
- a CDS encoding DsbA family protein, whose protein sequence is MQKSEWRADPLTWGTGAKIFEVFLEPTCPYSVRAFRKLDELLAVSGEDNISIKIRLQSQPWHMFSGVIVRCILAASTLEAGKEAAKAVLSAVGDHREEFEFTSHCGGPNLDATPNDIIKRIENYSGLALADAFAIPDLDREIKWHSRYARQNGIHVSPTFMIDGIVQADMSSGDDVSAWRERLLPR, encoded by the coding sequence ATGCAGAAATCGGAATGGCGTGCAGATCCACTGACCTGGGGAACCGGCGCAAAAATCTTCGAGGTCTTCCTCGAGCCGACGTGCCCTTACTCCGTCAGGGCCTTCCGCAAGCTCGATGAGCTCCTAGCCGTATCAGGCGAGGACAACATCTCCATCAAGATCCGCCTGCAATCACAGCCCTGGCACATGTTCTCAGGCGTCATCGTTCGCTGCATTCTGGCGGCATCGACGCTCGAAGCCGGCAAGGAAGCGGCAAAGGCCGTTCTGTCAGCTGTCGGAGATCACCGCGAGGAATTCGAATTCACCAGCCACTGCGGTGGCCCCAACCTCGACGCCACGCCGAACGACATCATCAAGCGCATCGAAAACTATAGTGGACTGGCACTCGCCGATGCCTTCGCAATTCCCGACCTCGACCGGGAAATCAAGTGGCACAGCCGCTATGCCCGTCAGAACGGCATCCACGTCTCGCCAACCTTCATGATCGACGGCATCGTCCAGGCCGACATGAGCAGCGGCGATGACGTCTCTGCCTGGCGTGAGCGATTGCTTCCCCGCTGA
- a CDS encoding sulfurtransferase TusA family protein, with product MASAISYDLRGLKCPLPVLRTRRKLSSLPSGALVRVETTDPLAGIDIPHFCNEDGHALLETEKTETGHRFLIQKR from the coding sequence ATGGCGTCGGCCATTTCCTATGATCTGCGCGGGCTGAAGTGCCCGCTGCCGGTTCTCAGAACCAGGCGCAAGCTATCGTCGCTGCCATCAGGCGCGCTGGTTCGCGTCGAAACCACCGATCCGCTGGCGGGGATCGATATTCCGCATTTCTGCAATGAAGACGGGCATGCGCTGCTCGAAACCGAAAAGACCGAAACCGGTCATCGGTTCCTGATCCAGAAGCGGTAG
- a CDS encoding ArsR/SmtB family transcription factor: MDERQALMSFAALSQETRLSVVRTLVVAGPEGMAAGAIADKMGVSPSNISFHLKELERSGLIAQRRESRSILYRADYDALSGLVKFLMHDCCSGHPRVLGFPEGEGDCCSTETSEANQHA; this comes from the coding sequence ATGGATGAGCGTCAAGCCCTGATGTCTTTCGCGGCACTCTCACAGGAAACGCGACTAAGTGTCGTTCGCACTCTGGTCGTCGCCGGACCCGAAGGCATGGCGGCCGGTGCCATCGCCGACAAGATGGGCGTCTCGCCCTCGAACATTTCCTTCCATCTAAAGGAACTGGAGCGTTCGGGCCTGATCGCCCAGAGGCGGGAGTCCCGTTCGATCCTCTACCGCGCCGACTACGACGCGCTCTCAGGATTGGTAAAATTCCTGATGCACGACTGCTGCTCCGGACATCCACGGGTGCTTGGGTTTCCGGAAGGTGAGGGCGATTGCTGCTCCACCGAAACGTCGGAAGCTAACCAGCATGCGTGA